Within the Fusarium keratoplasticum isolate Fu6.1 chromosome 1, whole genome shotgun sequence genome, the region TTGGTTGGGGACATATCCGCGCCTCGGGGGTGGGAAGAAGCCCCGGACACTAAAAGAGTAGTTCGTGGAGAGTCGACGACTCGGGCAGCAACGTTGCCTTCCGGGGAGATAATGAAAGACGGGGAAAGGAAAGGTGAGTGAGATGAATCCGGTTTGTGTCTGAGTAGTAGGTCGTATAGCGCCGAACGGTTCCTCGGGGAGGAAAGCGCAACGGGTGTGGGTTTTGTCGAGGTGAGGCCTGGGGAACGAGGCACAACAGAAGGTGGTTGATCACCTGAGGCTCGGCGCTTGACTGGCCCAAACGGACTCGGAGAATATCCAAGTCAAGAACGAATACCGACTGGGGTAGCAGCTTCGTTTCAGACAGCTCGATTTGCGAGAACAGTGACACAGAAGAAGTTCTCTTGGGACTAACAAGTGGTGCAGGCCATGTGGAGCGCGGATGCGAGGTCGAGGAAGGCCCCCTTGGGGGTGTTGATAACAGCAGCTCAACCCAACTCGGGAGGGCAAATCTGCCAGCGGATTCTTGCCAAGGGCGAACCGTTCACTGTGTGGAAGCGCCGGTAAATGAACTTGTGGAAGGCTTCACTGCATATATCGAGGCAAGGAATCGGATTATTCTCGAAGCGAGAGAGAACAACTTGAGGACGTGAGATGACGCCTGAGGTTGACGCGTGACGCCTGAGGTCCCTGTTAGGCATAAGATGCCTGGAAGAGCCTAGCCAATCATAGAGCttggagcttgtcgaggtgaAGGAACCCCAGGCATCCAATAGTTGCAACGAGCGACAGAAGCAAATAATACACCTTCAAGGAACGCCTGAAATGTGTCAATTCAGTCTAGGTTGACAATAGAGAGAGTTTTCTACCAACTGGAACACGAACGGGAGGTCGGGCCTGTAATTACCAAATTTCTGAACCCTCAGGTCTCAAGCCACTAAAAACGCCCCGGACGGGCTGCGATCTCGACGTCCACTGGCTCCGGGGAGATCTCAGATCTCTAGCGCAAGCTTGATCGCCAGGAACTCATGACGCACTTGACATCGGAGCTCCTATTAGAAGCCAGCGCAAGCcatgccatcaccatggcagCCAAAAAAGAAATAGGGATTCGTGCAGATGAATTTAGTTTCTATTTCCTGCATCAAACAAAGGACGATTTGATCTGGAGCAAACATTCACATGCTCTTTCTCTGGGCGTGTAGAAGAGTGATCTTATCCAGACTCTCACCATCCTCTTTCCGTTCGACTTTTCTACCATCACAAAGAAGTCCCTTCATTTCCTTGACCTTCACAACAATGCCTCCAAAGCAATCCAAGCGCAAAGCTTCGGCGGTGCAAAACGGAAGTTCTGCAAAAAAGGCAAAGACTACCAACGCCAacggctccagctccgatGGTCTGCGTCAGCCTCATTACAAGGCCCAGGAAGCCGAAGAGAATAACATTGTGATCCGAAAGTTTTATCCCCCTGAGATGAGCAATGCGCGCGCCCGTGCCTACAACAACAATGAGATTCCGCGACCGATCGAGACACTTATCGGCGCCCTCGAGGATACCGCGAATGAGCGACACCGAGTCGATGTGAAGGATGCCATCGTTCACTGGTTTAAGATGGACTTGCGCATTTCCGACAACAAGGCGCTGGCACTTGCTAGCGACAAGGCAAAGCAGGCTGGGGTTCCTCTGATTGCCATGTATATCGTCAGTCCCCAGGATTATGAGGCGCATTTGAGAGCACCCGTCCGAGTCGATTTCGTGCTACGAACTCTTGCCGTCCTCAAAGAAGATCTAGCCAAGCTCGACATTCCTCTCTACGTGGAGACAGTCGAAAAACGAACAAGTATCCCGGATCGTATCCTCGAGCTTATGGACGAATGGGGCGCAAGTCATTTGTACGCCAACATGGAGTACGAGGTCGATGAGCTCCGGCGTGAGGCTACCATGATCCGGGATTTTGCAGAAAACGGCAAAGCTTTCGAAGTTGTCCACGATACCTGCGTCGTTCCTCCAGGGAAGCTACAAACTGGTGCTGGGAAGCAGTACGCCGTCTACACGCCGTGGTATCGCGCATGGGTTGCCCATATTCACGAGAACCCTGACCTCCTTGAGCTATATGATCCACCAGAGAAGAATCCGGCCAGCGCTCGCAAGAAtttcaagaagctctttgaTACCCAGATCCCTGATGcccccaagaacaagcaaCTTgacaacgaggagaagaagcgatTGCGCTCGCTTTGGCCATGTGGAGAGCATGAGGCGAAGAAGCGTCTGGACAAGTTTTGCGAGGAGATGATTGGCAACTACCACAAGAAGCGAAACATTCCCTCGGATCTGGGAACTTCATGTCTGTCGGTTCACCTGGCCTCTGGAACAATCAGTGCCAGGACATGTGTGCGGACTGCTCGCGACAGGAACAAGACTAAGAAGCTCAACGCCGGTAGTGAGGGTATTCAGACTTGGATCAGTGAGGTTGCCTGGCGAGACTTTTACAAGCATGTTCTTGTAAACTGGCCATATGTTTGGTAAGTAATTGTGTCTCCCGGGTTACTACTTGTCTAACTATGACTAGCATGAACAAACCTTTCAAACCCGAGTACTCCAACATTTCTTGGTCCTACGACGAAGAACACTTTGCTGCTTGGTGCGAAGGCCGAACAGGCTTCCCGATTGTCGACGCAGCGATGCGCCAGATGAAGCACCTAGGCTACATGCACAACCGATGCCGCATGATTGTGGCCTGTTTCCTTGCCAAGGATCTCTTGATCGATTGGAGGAAAGGAGAACGCTTCTTTATGGAAAGCTTGATTGACGGCGACTTTGCGAGCAACAACGGTGGCTGGGTATGTGGACCTAAACTTGGCTCTAGGATAAGATACTGACTGGCTTTCAAAACAGGGTTTCTCGGCGAGCGTTGGAGTAGATCCCCAACCATACTTCAGGATCTTCAACCCTCTGCTTCAGAGTGAAAAGTTTGACCCCGATGGTGACTACATCCGCAAATGGGTACCCGAGCTTAAGGATTGCAACAAAAAGGAGGTTCACGACCCCTATAACCGGGGTGCCGgtcccaaggccaagaagaatggGTATCCAAAAGCCATTGTCGAGCACAAGGGCTGCCGAGAGCGGGCGTTGGAGGCATACAAGGAGGGGATTCACGTTGGAGACATGTAATGTTTTGATTCTCAAGTGTAACTGAGTAGGTATTCAACGTTAGCCTCAACAGTTAACTCTGTTTAATGGACCAATAACCATCGAAATGGCTGCTTCTTTCTCGATCGCACTTTCATAAGACGATTACTTTGTCATCTACTGGTCTCTATCGTTTACGATTGCAGGTTAGACTAGCTGTCCATAGCTTGTCCATTTCATCCTGTGTGTTATTCTTGTACCTAGGGGGGCATGACACTTGATGAACAACCACGCAGCTACTAAAACCAAGAAGCTTTTTATTCCGTCCTAGGCAAGGTACTGAATGGCCTTTCGCATTGTTAAATCCAGCCCAGCAGTGGTGTCTGGGCAGAAATCTTGTTCCTCGTCTGCCCTCTGCCAATCAATGACCCCTTCTTGGCGATCAAGCTCGAATCCTCACTTATTCCCAGGTCAAACCCTTCTTCCCATCATGGTAGGCCTTCGTTGCCAACCCCCCTTGTTTCGATTCCAAGCCCCTTTATTCCTGAGAATAATCAACACTCGTCGCCATCAGCATCCAGCAGCCCTTGGATACCGGTTGACAGCTGTTTCTGCTGGGCCAAAGACCGAGCTAACTGCTGGGCATTCTCGACAGGGCCAGACCATGTGCACTTGGTGCACTTCAGAATCCCATCGCTAAAGATAACCATGTTGAGGTACTTTTCGGCGATGCCAACAAGATACTGCGCCATCTCCAATCGAGGTCTCCCTGGGTGGGTATTGGCTACTCGCAAAAGGGTAGCAGGAGAGGGCCCGTCACCCTCATGCTGGCTGTAGAGTACATTGAGGGCTCCCATGATAGATGTTTTCATCTCCTCTGACATGGGCTCATGTCGTTGGTTCTTGAGAGTCTTCACAGTATCTAGAAGATCTGCAAGGGGATCCGCGATGAGCTCGTACATCGCCGTGATGTGCCCCAAGAGGTCTTCTGGCGCAACCTCAAATTTCTCATCCAGCATATCCGTCAACAGGACCATAGATGCATGTCCATCCTCCCAGAAGCCTCCCCGGTGCATGAAATAACGCACCTCAGTAGCCATCAGGGCGCACCTTCGTCTTTCCCAGTCCTCATACGCTTTGGGGTCGGCTGTAGTAAGGTCAGGGCCTGCAGCCGCCATAAGCCCAGATTCCGTGAGTCCAATAGTGCCACTGGGACCAACCTCAAAGTGCGTGGGGTTGAGAAGACCTGCCATTGTGGCAAAGCCCAGGACCTCCTTGTGGGCATAGCCCATGACCCTGCCTGCGTCGTTGGCATCGAGTCCCTCCAAGTTCAAGTGGGTTTCTGCggccgtcttcatctttttGGGAGTTCCAGGATGATACAAGTCATCAGTTGCCCTCCGCTTCAATGTGGTGTGAAGGGTCTGGGAGGGTTGTGGAGTGACTGGCGGACCATGGACTTCAACTGGTACACTTGGGACAGTCTGAGCCTGAAAAGAATCCGGCTTGATATTTGCTGGACTCAAGTGGACCGCATCTGCCGGATCAACTTCAATAAGGTTGATGGGGCTGCCAAATCGCACTTGTGGCCGGGTTGGGGTGAGAGACTGGGTTGGCGAGAGACTCCTAGATATGTCATTCTGCAACTCTGACTCAGTCGCTGTAGGATTAAACTGGGCTTTAGTGAGGTCATGGCAGCCATATCTCTGGCAGAGGAGGCCGTCTTTGCCAGGAAGATGCGTGGTCCATCCAGGGTGCATCTTTCCTTTTGGTGTTCCGAGTTTGACGCCAATGTGGTAAGCGACTCTATCATGGCGACGGTCAATGTGAGAAGACATTCTGTCCCATTCCCGTTCGATGATGCTTTCGCTGATGGAAGTGGTGACGCTGGCCATGGTAGCCAAGGGCGTTCTGGGGAGTATGTAGCCGTGTTTGCCTGGCAGCTCTGTCTGCCAATGTTTGGGGAAGGCATAAAGCCTGTAGCAGGACTTCGTGCCACCCCCCTCGATAGATGCAGGCATCAAAGGCAAGCCGATTGTCCAGATCGATCCCAGGCCCATACGGTGATGAACTTCGCTGAGAGTGCACTCCAGAGGAAGAAATGGCCCGCCAGGTGCAGAGCCCTCTTGCATGGCAGGGGTCAGGAGTGCGAAGGGATCTTCAAAGTCTTTCAGCGCCCCAAATTTCACTTCCCAGCTGGCACCATGCACAAAGTACTGGTCTGAAGCCTTCAGGTCGCCGGAGTAGACGCTCGAAATGAAGTCAAATGGGTGGATGTAGGCACCAAGTCTGAAGAGCTCGTGGAATTTCAGCCAAGTCGGGAAGTAGGCGAGAAAGACACCCATTGCCAAATCGGGGACAAAATAGCCTTTGAGATAGGGGTTGTCTGGACGAGCGGCTTCCCCTCGAAGGTTCTTGCtgctcttgacccagaaGTACATAAGAGCTGCGTGGATGAGTTGGATCTTTGAGATATAGGTGGTTGGGTTGGCATTCTGAAACTCGCGTGCCGCTTGCTAGACAGAATCATCGAGAGACTTGCCAGTCAACCTAAAAGCCGGGAAAGTGAAGAAAGATTGCTGCAAAGAGTCGGGGCTGTCGCCGTCAGAGAAATTTGCCTGTATATCGCAGGACACGACTCGACTGGAACGGGGTTGGCGGAAACCGTGCTCTCTGAATGCAACGATCGAGTCCAAGGGATGGTCACCCTTCCCACTCACGTCAAGACCATCCCTTCCAAATCTGGTCAAGGCGTCCTGTTCAGACTTCTGCTCTGCCGCGCTGTCGATGTTGTTGTCGGCAATACCCTTCCGGCTGGCCCATAGGGCCGCCTCCAAGTCCCTCAACCGCTTGGCTGTGAGCAATGTGCTAAGAGGGGCAAAGTGACAAGAGACATCCTGGCCACCCCAAAGCGAGGTAAAAATCCGTGGCGAAAAAGAGCGAATGGAGGTGTCGTCAGTTGTCCACTGCCTCAGGCGTGGGTCGATGCGAGCAACACAGGGGAGCCCCTCTGGGGTGAAGCCCACCAGAAGCCGGTGGTGTCGTAATTCCTCTGGAGGTCTTGGGAGAGCTCTGGAACATCCACGTTGGAGGAACGGGGCGACAATCATTTCCTTGGTCTCTTGATAGGACGGGCATTGTGCACCAATGCAAACGTCAGCGACGTTGTGCGCCGCTGGTTCCCCCATAGCTGGAGTGACAGACGAGGAATTTGCTTTTGGATCTTGAAAACTAGGTGACCAATACTACTTAGTTTAAAGGTAACAAAGGATTAGGTGGCCAAAGTTGGAACAAGATGGAAGCTTACCAGTTGAGGCGAGGTGAGGCGAGCTGTCGCTGAGGAGTGAGATACGACGAGAAAGGAGGAGTGGGGGTGGTTCCCGGGTGGATTTTGAGGATCAGACCGCTAAGGTCAGTCAGTTCGAAAGCCAGCAAGGTTACTGACGGTAATTGGTAGCGTACCAGCTGGGTCAGAGCTCAATGTTTGAGAGAGGAGCCTCAAACGCGGGATCAGGTTGGCGACGACTTCTTGTTGACGCCGACGGCGGCGTTTGGGGTCTGCAGACGCGGGCTCTAGAGACTCGCGTGCGTTGTGTAAAAGGATGAGCTGTAGACTCAAAGACGGAAGGTCAAGTCTTCTTAGAGTGGTGAAAGCTGAGAGTCGAAATCAAGAGGGTTGGTGGAGTGTGATTCACAGCCTCTCCAACAAACACATCTGAGCCATCACTCGGCCCTCTACTGGCAATCAAGTGTCAGTGAATCACAGTCAAACCCTCCAAGCGGGTATAAAatcccctcctccccccgagctcatcctctttctttcttcccttctcatcctcttcttaACCTTGAGGctcacctccttcttcccttcttccagcatatcaactcaactcaactcaactGGTACACTGCCATAGCCCTGACACCCGTCTTGCCCTCTGAACTGACTGGCCTTAGTCACACAATCTTGAAAGTCAAAGGCAACGTCTCTCCTTTCTTCCATTTCCCCAACACAGCGATTTCCCGCTACTGAAGTGGTATGCTCCCATTTTGAGCCCAATTTAGGCCCAATActctttctttcctctaACATGACTGACCAAGAAGAGCCCGTACTGTCAGGACCTACGGCTGTCAGAACCTACACGCCGCGATTAGACATGGATCTCACACTGGCCGACTCCGACACCACTCTCCTCGATTTCGACGATTTCGATACACCTGCCAATGCCCCCGCAAGAGCTCTCGCTGTAGATCTCGACTCGGACCTTGCAGTTGCCGTGGAGACTTCCAGAAATGGGGGGGTCAGGGGGCGGAGGATCCGGCAATGTTGTGTCCGACGAGGATAATGGCAACAACGACTTCCTGTTCATCAACGAGGAGGTTAATGACGACTTTCACGAACCTTTCAACAATTACGCAAGCTCTCCTGCTTCAGATCTCAGCGAGGATCTTGAACTAGCTGTGGATGCTTCCGGCAATGGGGGGGTCAGGGGGCGGAGGATCCGGCAATGTCGTGTGCGCCGAGATGcccgatgacgacgacgatgactcTACCAACCCCTGGACTCGTGAGGATGCAATCAGAGGCCTCAAAGTCGAATTCTGGATGCACCACCCCGACCGCAAGCCCGGAGAAAGTGCCCATAACTGCGACATCTCCATCGGGCCCGACCACCCCCAGTATGACTTTTACCTGCGGGCTCTAGACCTCATCAACAAGTATTTCGACGAGCTTGACAGCAAGGGAGGGTCCAACATGGTTGATGAAATAAAGCATCGAGTCGAGCTCGCACGGGACGATTACGTTTACTTCGGATACGGAACTGAAAACCTCCCTGATCGAGCTGAATTGATGATCACCCGGTTCGTTGTCCCCTGCGACGCCATTGACGGATCCATAGCAGCCATGCTTAGGGACATGGGCTGTATACGGATGCTCTACGTTAACGGCTACGAACCCTGAAACTACTCGGTCACAGTCAGAAACTACGGCAAGCGGATGTAAGAAGCGTGGAGTTCTAGGAGATGCTAGTGAAAATTGACTTGGCATTTGCTTTTACATATAGATGATGGCCATTGCAGGTTGGGAGACAGATTAGGTTGAGAAGAGCAGAGTGCTTGCTAAAACGAGAGGTTTTGCACTGGAGCCCAAAAAGGGACTCATTGATGTAGTTCTCGGCGAAAGTGTTGCTCAAGGCAGAAATCAGACTTTTGGTACATCCCTTGTTCCGCATGTTTTCGTTACATTTAAGATGCCATTGATCCCATCATGCTCACAGTCAGAACAAGTGCAAGAGTAATAGCAGTGAAGCTCATTCTTAAGACCGCCTCATTAGATACCCCTAGGAAAGTCTTCTCACCCAATAAATGCAAGCAGAATGCTTCTTCTCACACCAGTGGTGACGGTTTATACCAAAGGCTAGATAAAGGCTCCCTGATCCCCTTGGACATGGTGAGATTAATGGCATGTCGCTTACTACGAGAACACGTGGACTCCGACAAGAGATGAACCAAAGCCTCGATCATAAGCAAATCTTTAAGCAACTCGATTCCAAACTTGACCTCCTGGAAAGCTAAAGCGTCGTAGCCGGTACGTCTTCTTAGTTCCTATTTCCTTTTTCCCACCTCCCCGTCGTTGGTTCCATCATAGATCCAGCCCAAAACCTCCCGTGCCCTTCTCGCCCCAATCGTCCCGCATTCTACCATCTCTGCCCATGCTAAATCGCGATTTAGTTTTCAGCATGATTTCCGATTGATCATTCCTCGGTATTGAAACCTTccaagaagctgttgatgttgttggaCACCACCCTGCGCGCTGCCAAAGACCGAGTCAATTCCTCCTCCGCTGGGGAAGGGGTCGCATAGTCAAGCGGGAGCTTGGAGCCCTTCACGATCTCCTTGCTGAATTCAACAAGGTCAAAGTATGCAAAGGCTATCTTGAAGAGATATTGGGACAATTCGCGACGTCTTCGTAGCTCCTCCAGATCGTTCAACATGCAGTTGGTCTCGGCAGAGACCCTGCCGTTCTCGTACTGACTGTACAGCGCAATCAGCGTCTTGCGGACAGTCAACATTTTCACAAACCCTCTATCAGCGAATGTTTTTGCGGTGCTCAGCAGTTCCATGAGGGATTCCGCGGTCTGCTTGTACATCTCTGAGATGTACCGCACGAAACTTGCTGGCGTAACCCCTTGCTGGCCATTGAGGAGATCCTTCAGTGGGAGTAGAGAGCGATGTCCTTGCATCCAGAATCCACCAATGTCCATGAGCTTTCTCGCCTTGGCGGTTAGCTGAGCGCTCTCCTGGAAAGCCCCGGTCTCGGCCACTTCCAAGTAAGATATAAACCCCTCCGAAATTGCAACTTTCTTAAGACCAAGTTCGGTGAGATCAAGGGTGCCGTTGGGTCCAACGTCGAAATTGTTGTAGTCGACGAGGCCTGCCCTTGCGGCAACGTGGAGAACTTCGAAGTTGACGTGGCGGCTGAGAGCGCATGCATCGCCGGCGCGGAACCCCTCCAAGTTCAGATGTGTATCCTTTGCCGCCTTCATCCTTTTCACCGTCTGTATCCCCGAATGATACAAAGCATCTGTAGCCCTCTGTTTCATCGTGCTATAGGAGGGCTCTAGCGGCTCGAATCCGTGTtcggcatcgtcctcgtTCCGCTGTTGAATATAGGCCTTGAGACCAACGTTCTCTTCTTGGACTGCCCCCAGCTTCAGGATCAGATCTTGCTGGTTCCGGATGTTTTTAATAGCCAATTCAAACTGGCACTTGTAAAATCAAGCCTTAAA harbors:
- a CDS encoding Deoxyribodipyrimidine photo-lyase; this translates as MLFLWACRRVILSRLSPSSFRSTFLPSQRSPFISLTFTTMPPKQSKRKASAVQNGSSAKKAKTTNANGSSSDGLRQPHYKAQEAEENNIVIRKFYPPEMSNARARAYNNNEIPRPIETLIGALEDTANERHRVDVKDAIVHWFKMDLRISDNKALALASDKAKQAGVPLIAMYIVSPQDYEAHLRAPVRVDFVLRTLAVLKEDLAKLDIPLYVETVEKRTSIPDRILELMDEWGASHLYANMEYEVDELRREATMIRDFAENGKAFEVVHDTCVVPPGKLQTGAGKQYAVYTPWYRAWVAHIHENPDLLELYDPPEKNPASARKNFKKLFDTQIPDAPKNKQLDNEEKKRLRSLWPCGEHEAKKRLDKFCEEMIGNYHKKRNIPSDLGTSCLSVHLASGTISARTCVRTARDRNKTKKLNAGSEGIQTWISEVAWRDFYKHVLVNWPYVCMNKPFKPEYSNISWSYDEEHFAAWCEGRTGFPIVDAAMRQMKHLGYMHNRCRMIVACFLAKDLLIDWRKGERFFMESLIDGDFASNNGGWGFSASVGVDPQPYFRIFNPLLQSEKFDPDGDYIRKWVPELKDCNKKEVHDPYNRGAGPKAKKNGYPKAIVEHKGCRERALEAYKEGIHVGDM